The following proteins come from a genomic window of Leptospira bandrabouensis:
- a CDS encoding sulfite exporter TauE/SafE family protein, whose product MNIGILFLLLGVGAGLLGGLVGIGGGILLVPALVYFFDFNQKMAQGTTLAAMVPPIGIVAAYIYYTRGETNVFAAAFISVGFILGSIFGASAASKIDTTTLSRFFGIFTVIVGLKMIFFPK is encoded by the coding sequence ATGAATATTGGGATTCTCTTTTTATTGTTAGGTGTTGGAGCAGGTCTTCTTGGGGGGTTAGTTGGGATTGGTGGGGGAATTCTACTTGTCCCTGCGTTAGTATATTTTTTTGATTTTAACCAAAAAATGGCACAAGGCACAACCCTTGCCGCGATGGTTCCACCGATTGGAATTGTTGCAGCTTATATCTATTACACGAGAGGGGAAACTAATGTATTTGCCGCAGCTTTTATTAGTGTAGGTTTTATATTAGGAAGTATATTCGGAGCCAGTGCCGCATCTAAAATTGATACCACTACCTTATCTCGTTTTTTTGGTATATTTACAG
- a CDS encoding rhodanese-like domain-containing protein yields the protein MKSFLVLGIVIGFLFIFVKKIQSKGDKDMVKQWIKEGAIVIDVRTKSEYAEGHFSGAKNIPVDVLPANLNQLKDKQSKIVVYCRSGARSERARQILQASGYSSVINAGGLSDMPQGN from the coding sequence ATGAAATCTTTCCTGGTTTTAGGAATTGTAATTGGGTTCCTCTTTATATTCGTAAAAAAAATCCAATCAAAAGGAGACAAAGATATGGTTAAACAGTGGATAAAGGAAGGTGCAATCGTGATTGACGTTCGAACTAAATCGGAATACGCAGAAGGACATTTCTCAGGTGCCAAAAATATTCCGGTGGATGTACTTCCAGCCAATTTGAACCAATTAAAAGACAAACAAAGTAAAATTGTCGTATATTGTCGGTCTGGTGCGCGAAGTGAACGTGCAAGACAAATTTTACAAGCGAGTGGTTATTCCTCTGTCATCAACGCTGGTGGTCTAAGTGATATGCCTCAAGGTAATTAA
- a CDS encoding diguanylate cyclase: protein MLKSNQSMPGERLEDTMMRILEENPNHPEVLVSKFKEITTQSLPDGQIYSAILKVLTSVEISETESVSIWKEVLENKTKLSQCMKRDVGFSVALVDYFTNINPKIKNPKIIEIQLFSETEKLILVDELTRLYNRRHFEKALVREFKQSTRYNQNLSLLIIDIDDFKKINDTYGHTMGDEILIKVAKQITSCLRMEDTACRIGGEEFAIIFPQTNEEQAKIASEKLLDACRTIKLSGKSVTLSGGIVSYPEKVKTCEEMYDLADRALYTAKYSGKNQIVAYTDEKRSSLRFDANLELLFILPDKTLRTISKNISITGIAFDTEDDITLNESFDVKLRESESHQEINAKIKVIRKEEIGLHKYHMGAEFLELSNEDQNKLSDLYSLHRYKSNIPTGVV, encoded by the coding sequence ATGTTGAAATCCAATCAATCTATGCCTGGGGAAAGATTGGAAGACACCATGATGAGGATTTTAGAAGAAAATCCCAATCATCCTGAAGTCCTGGTTTCTAAGTTCAAAGAAATTACTACCCAGTCTCTTCCTGATGGACAAATTTATTCCGCTATCTTAAAAGTCCTCACTTCGGTTGAAATCTCTGAAACTGAATCGGTATCTATTTGGAAAGAAGTTCTGGAAAATAAAACTAAACTTTCCCAATGTATGAAACGAGACGTAGGATTTAGTGTGGCCTTGGTAGATTATTTCACCAACATCAATCCTAAAATAAAAAATCCAAAAATCATCGAAATACAACTTTTTTCTGAGACCGAGAAACTCATATTAGTTGATGAACTGACTAGATTATACAATCGTAGACATTTCGAAAAAGCACTTGTACGTGAATTTAAACAATCAACTAGATATAACCAAAACTTATCACTCCTCATTATAGACATTGATGATTTTAAAAAAATCAATGATACCTATGGGCATACGATGGGTGATGAAATTTTAATAAAAGTTGCGAAACAAATTACATCCTGTTTGCGGATGGAAGACACTGCCTGTAGAATTGGTGGTGAAGAATTTGCAATTATTTTCCCACAGACAAATGAAGAGCAGGCAAAGATTGCTTCCGAAAAACTTTTGGATGCTTGTCGGACGATTAAACTCAGCGGAAAATCGGTGACTCTCAGTGGAGGAATCGTTTCTTATCCAGAAAAAGTAAAAACCTGCGAAGAAATGTATGACCTTGCAGACCGAGCTCTTTATACCGCAAAGTATTCAGGTAAAAACCAAATTGTTGCTTATACTGATGAAAAACGAAGTAGTTTACGTTTCGATGCCAATCTGGAACTACTTTTTATATTACCAGACAAAACTCTGAGAACGATTTCAAAAAATATTTCTATTACTGGAATTGCGTTTGATACAGAGGATGATATTACTTTGAACGAATCCTTCGATGTGAAACTTCGTGAATCAGAATCGCACCAAGAAATTAATGCAAAAATTAAAGTCATCAGAAAAGAAGAAATTGGTCTTCATAAGTATCATATGGGAGCTGAGTTTTTAGAACTTTCGAACGAAGACCAAAACAAGTTATCAGATCTTTATTCACTGCACCGGTATAAATCAAACATCCCTACCGGTGTAGTTTAA
- a CDS encoding MBL fold metallo-hydrolase has product MITDEKDKIEIRPLYDLESGTWTYLLLDLESKQSVLIDPVLERIDRDLNYLKELGFTLSLTVDTHMHADHITSAGELRDITHCESYASEHSGANCASKFLKDGDVFTVGNLKFQVIHTPGHTPCSISLLLNGKYLFTGDALFVRGCGRTDFQGGNAESLYKSITEKLFSLPDATIVLPGHDYKGFLSTTIGEEKKWNPRIAGKSLLEFIEIMDNLNLPEPKKIHEAVPANRACGKVL; this is encoded by the coding sequence ATGATTACAGACGAGAAAGATAAAATTGAAATTCGCCCACTCTATGACTTAGAATCCGGCACATGGACCTATCTTTTGTTGGACTTAGAATCAAAACAGTCCGTATTAATTGATCCTGTATTGGAACGGATCGATAGAGACTTAAATTATTTAAAAGAACTCGGGTTTACACTTTCCTTAACTGTTGATACACATATGCATGCAGACCATATCACTTCAGCAGGAGAGTTAAGAGATATAACACATTGTGAATCTTACGCATCAGAACATTCTGGTGCAAATTGTGCCTCTAAGTTTCTGAAAGATGGTGATGTATTTACTGTTGGGAACTTAAAATTCCAAGTCATCCATACACCAGGTCATACTCCTTGTTCCATTTCGCTCCTATTAAATGGTAAATACCTTTTTACAGGAGATGCACTTTTTGTAAGAGGATGTGGTCGCACCGATTTCCAAGGTGGAAATGCAGAATCACTATACAAATCGATAACTGAAAAACTTTTTTCATTACCAGATGCTACAATTGTGTTACCTGGGCATGACTACAAAGGTTTTTTATCTACTACAATTGGTGAAGAGAAAAAGTGGAATCCAAGGATTGCCGGAAAATCTCTTTTAGAGTTTATAGAGATTATGGACAACTTGAACTTGCCTGAGCCAAAAAAAATTCATGAAGCAGTGCCAGCAAACCGTGCCTGCGGGAAGGTATTATGA
- a CDS encoding methyl-accepting chemotaxis protein — protein sequence MSVETNEINQFERTLFRKGISLIVYTKYGLSAVFLLGVAANFATKSFIPNLIGSLIFLLNGIIPGRYLRKGKEITKTWANIIIFIDLLIIVSFFYLDIYNNSTKGDASNTISTGIFYIIFVFIAIYSSFLFETKLVLAIGLISTFLYLGGIFLSLNLGATTVPKPYPDMLRANHIIVTTEVQKIIFYFGVIFSLRYVVALMREMQSDLKTKLKETLEKQNFISNKSIQLEKSANTLASSVETLQSMSDELHNQSQNQAASVEEISASVEELSSSAISSANLVEDQVARVKIVDQNFLSLQDISVSVKTKTTQIAKDVSLSADFSKKVKTSSEELNGIYSELNQAFSKVEEINQMMSEIADQTNLLALNASIEAARAGEHGRGFAVVAQEVAKLAERSQSNAGTIAKIVKDAGLKINEGTRYSKEVKSQVESQNQELIRIEGEILGLEGHVTEQEKLNAKLRDTFSELHVLSEQIGVIAQEQMTGSKEINRAISTIDETTQKLADSVQLLYEEISAIHTQAKQLTSN from the coding sequence ATGTCCGTAGAAACAAACGAAATCAATCAATTTGAAAGAACCCTCTTTCGCAAAGGAATTTCACTCATTGTGTACACAAAGTACGGACTGAGTGCAGTTTTTCTATTAGGTGTTGCCGCAAACTTTGCCACCAAAAGTTTTATTCCCAATTTAATTGGTTCCCTTATCTTTTTATTAAATGGAATCATACCTGGACGTTATTTACGTAAGGGAAAAGAAATAACAAAAACGTGGGCCAATATCATAATTTTTATCGATCTACTCATTATCGTAAGTTTTTTCTATCTAGATATTTATAATAACTCAACCAAAGGAGACGCAAGTAATACCATAAGCACTGGGATTTTTTATATTATCTTTGTATTCATTGCTATTTATTCTAGTTTTCTATTCGAAACAAAATTGGTTTTAGCGATTGGTTTAATATCTACTTTTTTGTATTTGGGTGGAATTTTTTTATCACTAAACCTTGGTGCTACCACCGTTCCCAAACCCTATCCAGATATGTTAAGAGCAAATCATATCATAGTCACTACAGAAGTGCAAAAAATCATTTTTTACTTCGGAGTGATTTTTAGTTTGCGTTATGTTGTAGCGCTAATGCGTGAAATGCAATCTGATTTAAAAACTAAATTAAAAGAAACCCTTGAAAAACAAAATTTTATTTCTAACAAATCAATCCAATTAGAAAAATCAGCAAATACACTTGCATCATCGGTAGAAACATTGCAATCGATGTCGGACGAACTTCATAACCAATCACAAAACCAAGCTGCTTCCGTAGAAGAAATTTCAGCTTCGGTTGAAGAACTTTCATCCTCTGCTATTAGTTCTGCAAACTTAGTAGAAGACCAAGTCGCGAGAGTGAAAATTGTTGATCAAAACTTTTTATCTTTGCAGGATATCAGTGTTAGTGTAAAAACAAAAACCACACAAATTGCAAAAGACGTAAGTTTATCTGCAGATTTTAGCAAAAAAGTAAAAACATCCTCTGAAGAACTCAATGGAATTTACTCAGAACTCAACCAAGCTTTTTCAAAAGTGGAAGAGATCAACCAAATGATGTCAGAAATTGCAGACCAGACCAACTTACTAGCATTAAATGCTTCAATCGAAGCAGCAAGAGCTGGAGAACATGGCCGCGGATTTGCAGTAGTTGCACAAGAAGTTGCAAAACTTGCAGAACGATCCCAATCAAACGCAGGAACCATTGCAAAAATTGTGAAGGATGCAGGACTAAAAATCAATGAGGGAACTCGTTACTCCAAAGAAGTGAAATCGCAAGTAGAAAGCCAAAACCAAGAGTTAATTCGCATTGAAGGTGAAATTTTGGGATTGGAAGGTCATGTCACCGAACAAGAAAAGTTGAATGCTAAACTCAGAGACACTTTTTCTGAATTACATGTCTTATCGGAACAAATTGGTGTGATTGCCCAGGAACAAATGACGGGTAGTAAGGAAATCAACCGTGCCATCAGCACAATCGACGAAACTACACAAAAACTCGCCGACTCAGTCCAACTCCTATACGAAGAAATCAGCGCCATCCACACCCAGGCCAAACAATTAACTTCAAACTAA